ATGGAGATTAGCACTTTTAAGCAAGTTCCTTACAAATGTAATCAAAGTTGAATGAGGCTTGAAATATTGGTAGTTTTAAGATTAAGATCAGCTTGGGAATTCTCTCTCTAAGACTCTAGGAAAGCCCAGATTAAATGAAATTTCTATGCATTTACatcaaatagaaataatttacaGCATTTTCCCATATTCatcaaaaagagaggaaaagcccTCCTTGACTAGGAATTACCTCTGCTGGGCTCAGGTCCTGTCTCTATCACCACCTTGTTCAGAAGACTTGGAcaggtcacttcccctctctgggcctcagtgcaGTATTTGTAAGCCCTCTCCCAGCCCTCACCATTCTGCATCTAAGATCTAACCACAATCCTACCTACTGTCATCTATTTCAGTCATTTATCTCATATGCACATATGTTGTCCTGTTCTGTAGCACAGATGGTGTACCAGGTGCCTAAGACCTCCTCAAGAAAGCCTCCTTTGCTGCATTTGTACATGGCTGATGACAGAAGGCATAGCACATGGAAAAAGCCAATTGGTCTTCCCCTGTGGAAGGGTTCATTATCCTGGGGCTCTCAGCCCACCCTAAGCTGGAGAAAATTTTCTTTGTGCTCATCCTCCTAATGTACCTGGTCATTCTTCTGGGAAACGGGGTCCTCATCTTGGTGACCATCCTTGACTCTCGCCtgcacacacccatgtacttcttcctggggAACCTCTCCTTCCTGGACATCTGCTACACAACCTCTGCAGTCCCCCTCATTCTTGACAGCTTCCTGACACCCAGGAAAACCATCTCCTTCTCAGCCTGTGCCGTGCAGATGTTTCTCTCCTTTGCCATGGGAGCCACAGAGTGTGTACTTCTGGGCATGATGGCATTtgatcgctatgtggccatctgtaacccCCTTAGGTATCCCGTGGTCATGAGCAAGGCTGCCTATGTCCCCATGGCTGTCAGCTCCTGGGCTATTGGTTGTACAGTTTCTGTGGTACACACAACCTTGACAATTCAGCTGCCTTTCTGTGGGAACAACGTCATCAACCACCTTGCCTGTGAGCTACTAGCTGTCCTAAAGTTGGCCTGTACTGACATCTCCATCAATGTGATCAGCATGGGGGTGACCAATGTGTTCTTCCTGGGGGTCccagttctgttcatttttgtctCCTACGTGTTCATCATTGTTACCATCCTGAGGATCCCCTCagctgaggggaggagaaaggccttctccacctgctctgcCCACTTCACTGTGGTGGTCATCTTCTATGGGACCTTAGTTTTCATGTATGGGAAGCCCAAGTCTAAGGACCCCCTGAGGGCAGACAAACAAGACCTTTCAGACAAACTCATCCCCGTCTTCTATGGGGTGGTGACCCCCATGCTCAACCCCATAATTTACAGTCTCAGGAACAAGGATGTGAAAGCTGCTGTGAGGAACCTGGTGGCTCAGAGATGTTTCGCCCAGTGATGGAGGGCTCCTCTGTGTTCCCACTCTATGACATAAAGGACTTCAGATCATTATAGCTGCCTTCGAAAAGACAAGTCATGTAATCCAGAATCCTCTCTTGACCTTCAGTCCATTTTCAGAGAATGTTTAACTTTTCAGAGTACATCTTGTGAGTTCTAGTCATACAGCTGAGAGTTTTGACAGATGCCACATAACAGATCTCTAATTGAATACACAAAGACATTCTGAACACCTGATAAAACTAAGGAGAGAGGAGCCAGCCATCAGAGCGAGCTTGGGGAACGGCCTCACTGTGTAGAGCTACACAGCCATGCATAGAGGAGAGAGGGACCTCCCAGCGCTGTTGCCATCCCTTTGGATCCCCCAGGAAGAGtcacaggaaaaaggaagaagtgggAATTTTCATTTTAGACTGTTTTTGGAAGACAGTCAGTTTGGCTGAAGTATAAGAAGAGACAAAGACAAGTTCTTCACATAGAGAGCTTTTGGGTGGGAACAAGCTATTCTGGAACACCCCATTTCTTTTTAGctatgagaaaattaaagatttttttaaatgcacttcaCATTATGAAACACTGCTAGGAACTTAACGGCAACAAGGAATATAGAGTTTGAATTTGATGCTCATCACTTACAGCAATTCCCACCTAGAAGCTAGTATGTGTTTGGATAATAACTCacattctagaaaaaagaaagatgatagaAATATAGATAACTAATCAGATAGAGTGATGCTAAATATATTTGAAGACTTTGGGGGGTTAACATTTGACACTATTCTTTGTTCCAGGATTTCTCAAAGTCTTTAATATGCTAGAGTACACTGTGAATGGCCAAGAGATGTAAACTTGATAGCATTTCCTAAGTCTCCATAGCTCAGCAGGATAAAAACAGGGAAGATTTTTCTTACCTATGACCTTCAGTGGTCTATTAgtctatttcttcatattttacacCTAACCACTTGATTTTACATGAATTACTTATTATAGATAAGTGCTTTGTAAATGATAAGAACAATGGAACTATTAGATACCAGTTTTGGTCGTATCATGAAAGTTGCCCAGTCCTGTGTGCCATGTGGAACAGAGTAAGATACCGTCCCTACATACAGCAATAGACACACAAGGCAAATGAGAGATTCAGAGGTGTTAGCAGGTGAACAGAAACATATTTATGGCAAGTTCTATGAAATTCTTTGAATGTGGCACACATATTTAAAGAGAATTTGGAAAGTGAATCCTTTGTGTGAACAGATTTTGGAAGTGTTTGATCAAgtgatatttacattttcttacatttattagGAATGAATTGTCTAAGGATTAGtgtttgtttaataaaatttctgattCTAATGTTAACCTGTCACTAATTTCTACTCTGCACCAGCAGGGAATAATCTTGCTCTTTCAAATACACAAATGCCATCTAGTAGCCATTTAAGCAAACTCCAGACACTTAGTAGAGCCATGCAATATCATTGTTAGAAGAGGTTTCAGGGATTTTCTTGTTCCACCCTATGCACAGTATGCATGATGTTCCTCTCCAATGTTCCTGAACCCAGTCAAATGGCATTTCTTAGACATCTCCAGTAACAAAGAATTCAGTACTTCCAGAGTCTAGCTTTTTTGTTCAGCCCTTGCAAACTCTTCCTCGATTTATGCTTAACTATACCCTCCAGTA
The DNA window shown above is from Mustela erminea isolate mMusErm1 chromosome 12, mMusErm1.Pri, whole genome shotgun sequence and carries:
- the LOC116570766 gene encoding olfactory receptor 13C7-like, with product MEKANWSSPVEGFIILGLSAHPKLEKIFFVLILLMYLVILLGNGVLILVTILDSRLHTPMYFFLGNLSFLDICYTTSAVPLILDSFLTPRKTISFSACAVQMFLSFAMGATECVLLGMMAFDRYVAICNPLRYPVVMSKAAYVPMAVSSWAIGCTVSVVHTTLTIQLPFCGNNVINHLACELLAVLKLACTDISINVISMGVTNVFFLGVPVLFIFVSYVFIIVTILRIPSAEGRRKAFSTCSAHFTVVVIFYGTLVFMYGKPKSKDPLRADKQDLSDKLIPVFYGVVTPMLNPIIYSLRNKDVKAAVRNLVAQRCFAQ